GGCGTGCTCGTCGCCTCCGACGGCCGCCGGGTCCCCGTCGTCACGCTGCCGGGGACGCCGATCGCCGCCTACGCCGCCTTCCTGCTGTACGTCGTCCCGCTGCTCCACGCGCTCGCCGGCACGCCCTGGCAGCCGGTGACCGCGCCCCTCGCGACGGCGGTGAAGGCCGGTGACCGGACCGTGCTGCTGCCCGCGGTCGTCGAGGCCTCGGGGGCCGTCCGGCCGCTGCCCGGGCACGCCGGGCACTCGCAGCGGCTGCTCGCCGCGGCCGACGCGTTGCTCGTCGTACCTCCCTCGGGGAGGCTGGTGCCCGAGGGCACGTCACTCGAGGTGCTCGCCCTGCACCCACGACCCCAGGAGGGCCTTGATGGCTGACGAGCAGGCACGGCTGACCCACGTCGACGCCTCGGGCGCGGCGCGGATGGTCGACGTGTCGGCCAAGGACGTGACCCACCGGGTCGCGACCGCCTCCGGCCGCGTGCTGGTCTCGCCCGAGGTGATCGGGCTGCTGCGAGGTGAGGGCGTGCCGAAGGGCGACGCGCTCGCCGTCGCCCGGATCGCGGGAATCATGGGCGCCAAGCAGACCCCGGCCCTCGTCCCGCTGTGCCACCCACTGTCGATCTCCGGGGTGAGCGTCGACCTCACCGTCGCCGACGACGCCGTCGAGATCGCCGCGACGGTGAGGACCACCGACCGCACCGGGGTCGAGATGGAGGCGCTCACCGCCGTGTCCGTCGCCGCGCTCACCGTGGTCGACATGGTCAAGGCCGTCGACAAGGGCGCCGTCATCACCGACGTCCGGGTCGAGACCAAGACGGGCGGCAAGTCGGGGGACTGGTCGCGATGACCGACGTCCGAGGCCTTCCAGCCGTCGTCGTGGTCGCCTCCAACCGCGCCGCCGCCGGCGTGTACGACGACACCACCGGCCCGCTCATCGTCGACGCCCTGCGCTCGTGGGGCTTCGCGGTGGGCGAACCGGTCGTCCGGCCCGACGGCGAGCCGGTCGGGGACGCGATCTCGGCGGCCGTGGCCGACGGAGCGCGCGTGGTGCTCACCACCGGCGGCACCGGCCTCACCCCGACCGACCGCACTCCCGAGGTGACCCGCCCGCTGCTCGACCGCGAGGTGCCCGGCCTCGCCGAGGCGATCCGCGCCGCCGGTGTCGCCAAGGGCGTCCCGACCGCCGTCCTGTCCCGTGGCCTCGCGGGCGTGTCCGGGCAGGCGCTGGTGGTGAACCTCCCCGGCTCGCGTGGCGGGGTGAAGGATGCGCTCGCGGTGCTCGAGCCGGTGCTCGTGCACGCGGTCGAGCAGATCGTCGGGAGCGACCATTGAGTGACGCCCCTCGCGAGCGGATGATCGTCGGCGTACCCGGTCGCGCCTGGCCCAACGAGCTGATCTCCGGCACCGACCCCGTCGTCCGCCTGCGCCCCATCGCCCGCTCCGACGCGCGTGCCTGGCGCGCGGCCCGGCGCCGCAACGCCGTGTGGCTCGGGCCCTGGGACGCCACCGCGCCGCCCGGCTCCGACGCCCGCCCGACCTCGTTCCGCGCGCTGGTGAAGCGGCTCCGGAAGGCGGCGCGCCGGGGGACGACGTACCCCTTCGTCGTGGAGGTCGACGGCGTCTTCGCCGGCCAGGTCAGCGTCAACAACATCGTGCGCGGCTCCGCGCAGTTCGCCTCCGTCGGGTATTGGATCGACCAGCAGTTCGCCGGCCGAGGCGTGATCCCGCGCGCGGTCGCGATGGTCATCGACCACTGCTTCTTCCTCGCCGGCCTGCACCGCATCGAGATCTGCATCCGGCCCGAGAACTCCAACTCGCTGCGGGTCGTCGAGAAGCTCGGCATCCGCGAGGTCGGCTATGCGCCCTACTTCCTCCACATCGACGGCGAGTGGCGCGACCACCGCATCTTCGCCGTCACGCGCGAGGAGGCACCCCGTGGCGTCCTCGTCCGCCTCGACCGTCAAATCACATGAGTCACACGAATCAATCTGTGACACACCGATGGACATGCGCACCGCACTGAGGTAGCGCTCCTAACCTCTCGGTGTGGACCTGAGCTCGCTGATCTTCGTCGCCTTGTTCGTGGCGTGGGCGGTGTACCTCATTCCGATGGCGCTGCGGCGTCACGAGGAGGACGCCTCCAGCCGCTCGGTCGACGGGTTCTCCGAACGGCTGCGGGTGCTCGCCCGACGCGACGCGGTGTCGTCCACCGAGGCCGAGCTGGTCACGACCGGCCGGCCGGCCCAGGAGCTGCGACACGAGGAGCCCGCGGCGCCCACCCCTGCGCCGCGTGCCACCCGCCCCGCCGAGGAGTCGCCGGTCCAGCGCCGACTGCGCCAGTCCGCGGCAGCGCGCCGCGCCGCCGCGCGCCGCCGGCGGGTCTTCAACCTGCTGCTGCTCGCCATCGTGGTCGTCGCCGCCCTGGCGATCGGCAAGGTCCTCGCCTGGTCCTGGCTGGCCGCGCCCGTGATCCTGATGGCGGCCTGGCTGGTCGCCTGTCGCCTGATGGTCAAGCGCGAGCGCGCCGCCCGCTCCGCAACGGTCCGCAAGCGTCGTACGACGCTCGCCGACGAGGAGCTCGCCGCCGAGGACGCGGTGGGTGCGCAGGACGCCGACGCCGGATCGTCCGAGGAGCTGCGCGACGACACCGACGAGATCCCGGTCGTCGCGGCCGAGGTCCTCGAGGAGCCCGCCGGCGAGCCCGCGGCCCCCGAGGCCGGCGGGTGGACGCCGGTGCCGGTGCCGCTGCCGACGTACGTCGCCAAGGCCCCGGCGGGCCGTACCGTCCGCACGATCGACCTCGACTCCACGGGCGTCTGGAGCTCCGGCCGCAACGAGGCCGACTCCCAGCTGGCCCGCGAGGCCGACGCGCAGCGCGCCCAGGACGCTGCGGCCTCGGACGCCGAGCAGCACCGCGCCACCGGTAGCTGACTTTCCTCCCGGCTCGTCGGTCCGGTCGCGGGTAACGCCCGACCATGACCCACCACGACGACCAGGGCACCGCCGCCGACCGCCAGGCTGCCCAGCAGACGCGCGAGCAGGAGAAGAAGTACGCCGACTCCGCGACCGCGGTCTCCCCGGACACGCAGAGCGCCGACCCCCAGGAGGGGATCGACGAGAGCCCGTTCGACGGCGAGTCCGCCCGCGGCCAGTCGACGACCTTCGAGGACCCGCCCAAGCCACGGGAGAGCTCGAACGTCGACCGCGGTCCGCACGGTGACGACGAGCCCCGACCGGCCGGCCACGCCGACGAGGACCGCAACTGAGCATCCCGATTCGGAACCCGCACGACCCGGGTGCTACCGTTTCTCCTCGCTTGGGGGTGTGGCGCAGTTGGTAGCGCGTCTCGTTCGCAATGAGAAGGTCAGGGGTTCGAATCCCCTCACCTCCACCAGCACAGCAAGAACCGGCAGGTCGCCTCTGACCTGCCGGTTCTTGCGTTTTCGGCTCTGCTGCGTTGGGACTTCCACGGACGGGATTCACCACGGTGGGCCGTCCCGCTTACCCCCGGCGTACCCCCGGCCCGCGGGGGCGCCGCGAACCGCCTCCCGGGTGCTCCGACGGAGGCGGTCTGAGGCCTCGCTCTCGAGGTCGGGTTTCGTCGCGGGACCGCGGCTGGGGTCGTTCAGGCGATCCAGGCCTGCCTGGTCCGCTGAGGTGCCGAGGAAGTGCAGATAGCGGTTTGTGGTCGCGATCGACTCGTGGCCCATCCACGCCTGGACGGTGCCCGGGTCGACGCCGCGTGCTAGCCAGAGGCATGCGGCAGTGTGACGGAGGTCGTGGATCCGTCGGCCGCCCGCGGTCTGGTCCCATTTGACCGTGCGCAGCACCGCGGTGCGATGCAGCTGAGCGCCTCCGCCGGTGGTGATCAGGAGATCGGTCGGCTCCTTCCCGTCCGCCATGCGCTGGACGATCGGCAGGATCCGATCGGCCACCGGGACCCGACGACCGCGGCGGCCCTTGGTGGCCTTGACCGCGCCGCCCTCGGTCTGCGAGCGCCGCACCAGCAACCCGGGTGTGGGTATGCCGACCACGTCCTCCACCAGCACCGACCGAGCCTCACCCCACCGCATCCCGGTCCAACCCAGCACCAGGAGCGCGTCGGCCAGGTGCGGATCCCGGGCCTTCCAGCGGTCGTAGGTGGCCTCGAGCTCGGCCTCGGTCCACGGCCGCATCTCCGTCGGCTCCTCCGATGACCGCGGGACCTTCGCCGCGGTCACCGGGTTGCGGACGACCGCCTTCTCCCGCACGCACCACGCGAAGAACGTCGACAGGCTGGCGCGGTACCGGATCACCGAGCGCTCGCTGAGCCCCCGCTGGATCAGCGTCTCGAACGACCGCGCGACCTCACGCTCGGAGACCGCCCCCACCTGCATCGCCTGCATGCTCGTCGGCACCAACCGCTGCAAGGCCTGGTCGCTGCGGTAGGTCTTCGCCGCCACCGTGAACTCCCGAACGACCAACCACTCCTCGAGCAGCGTCCGGACCGGCCGCCGCCCGGCACGAGGATCCATTCCCCCGTCGAGCGCAGCCTTCTCCCTCGCCAGCCAGTCGCTCGCCTCACGCTTCGTGTCGAACGTGCGGCTC
This genomic interval from Nocardioides kongjuensis contains the following:
- a CDS encoding MogA/MoaB family molybdenum cofactor biosynthesis protein, with the protein product MTDVRGLPAVVVVASNRAAAGVYDDTTGPLIVDALRSWGFAVGEPVVRPDGEPVGDAISAAVADGARVVLTTGGTGLTPTDRTPEVTRPLLDREVPGLAEAIRAAGVAKGVPTAVLSRGLAGVSGQALVVNLPGSRGGVKDALAVLEPVLVHAVEQIVGSDH
- a CDS encoding tyrosine-type recombinase/integrase, encoding MAAKTYRSDQALQRLVPTSMQAMQVGAVSEREVARSFETLIQRGLSERSVIRYRASLSTFFAWCVREKAVVRNPVTAAKVPRSSEEPTEMRPWTEAELEATYDRWKARDPHLADALLVLGWTGMRWGEARSVLVEDVVGIPTPGLLVRRSQTEGGAVKATKGRRGRRVPVADRILPIVQRMADGKEPTDLLITTGGGAQLHRTAVLRTVKWDQTAGGRRIHDLRHTAACLWLARGVDPGTVQAWMGHESIATTNRYLHFLGTSADQAGLDRLNDPSRGPATKPDLESEASDRLRRSTREAVRGAPAGRGYAGGKRDGPPW
- the moaC gene encoding cyclic pyranopterin monophosphate synthase MoaC, with the protein product MADEQARLTHVDASGAARMVDVSAKDVTHRVATASGRVLVSPEVIGLLRGEGVPKGDALAVARIAGIMGAKQTPALVPLCHPLSISGVSVDLTVADDAVEIAATVRTTDRTGVEMEALTAVSVAALTVVDMVKAVDKGAVITDVRVETKTGGKSGDWSR
- a CDS encoding GNAT family N-acetyltransferase: MSDAPRERMIVGVPGRAWPNELISGTDPVVRLRPIARSDARAWRAARRRNAVWLGPWDATAPPGSDARPTSFRALVKRLRKAARRGTTYPFVVEVDGVFAGQVSVNNIVRGSAQFASVGYWIDQQFAGRGVIPRAVAMVIDHCFFLAGLHRIEICIRPENSNSLRVVEKLGIREVGYAPYFLHIDGEWRDHRIFAVTREEAPRGVLVRLDRQIT